A window of the Schlesneria paludicola DSM 18645 genome harbors these coding sequences:
- a CDS encoding DUF1501 domain-containing protein translates to MLSLQSSGVRLCNSLSRREVMRIGGLGACGLSLPQLLGPRSLRATETATNVMIKPSIGKAKSCIVLFLMGGPPQHSTWDPKPEAPKEVRGQIGSIETCVPGVRFGELMPKLAQRADKLALLRAISTNDNAHSSSGYYMLTGRPHAPMNAENVNPGAPNDWPNWGAVLQRLRPPARDLPTSVRLPHHIFNTDGSVWPGQDGGMLGQSADPWLFRCAPASPDYRITEFQLPGDVSLDRLSFRRDLVRAIARPHEMSADAGLLKTFGDQQERAYRVLASAASRGAFDISAESVATRERYGTTQFGQSCLLARRLIEADVRLVQVNWYRGADEPTDKPCWDSHADETNRLKDVLIPPTDDAFSALLDDLSDRGMLDETLVVCMSEFGRSPKMNANGGRDHWGSVFSIALAGGGIQGGTVHGSSDEIGGFPKSGRVGPEDLTATILHCLGFAPETEFHDMQGRPHVISRGQVIQPILA, encoded by the coding sequence ATGTTAAGTCTTCAATCATCCGGCGTGCGGCTCTGTAACTCTCTTTCGCGTCGCGAAGTGATGCGGATCGGCGGTTTGGGGGCGTGTGGTCTGTCGTTGCCGCAGTTGTTGGGGCCTCGTTCACTCAGGGCGACTGAAACGGCGACGAACGTCATGATCAAGCCGTCGATCGGCAAAGCCAAGTCGTGCATCGTGCTGTTCTTGATGGGTGGACCGCCCCAGCATTCAACCTGGGACCCCAAGCCGGAAGCTCCCAAAGAAGTTCGCGGCCAGATCGGTTCGATTGAAACGTGCGTTCCCGGAGTTCGGTTTGGCGAGCTGATGCCGAAGTTGGCGCAACGAGCCGACAAGCTGGCTCTTTTGCGTGCGATTTCGACGAACGACAACGCTCATTCGTCGAGTGGATATTACATGCTGACGGGTCGCCCGCACGCACCGATGAATGCCGAGAACGTCAATCCCGGGGCTCCCAATGACTGGCCCAACTGGGGGGCGGTGTTGCAGCGATTGCGACCGCCCGCCCGCGATTTGCCGACCTCGGTTCGGTTGCCTCATCATATCTTTAATACGGATGGATCGGTCTGGCCTGGTCAAGATGGTGGCATGCTGGGGCAGTCGGCCGATCCTTGGTTGTTTCGGTGTGCACCCGCATCACCGGATTATCGAATCACGGAATTTCAATTGCCGGGGGATGTTTCGCTTGACCGTCTGTCGTTCCGCCGGGACCTGGTCCGCGCCATCGCGCGGCCGCATGAAATGAGTGCCGATGCGGGGTTGTTAAAGACGTTCGGAGATCAGCAGGAACGCGCGTATCGCGTGCTGGCCTCGGCGGCCTCGCGTGGGGCGTTTGACATTTCCGCTGAATCGGTCGCGACGCGCGAGCGATACGGAACGACGCAGTTCGGACAAAGTTGCCTGTTGGCTCGCCGGTTGATTGAAGCGGACGTCCGGCTCGTGCAAGTCAACTGGTATCGCGGTGCCGATGAACCGACGGACAAGCCTTGTTGGGATTCACACGCCGATGAGACGAATCGTTTGAAGGACGTCCTGATCCCGCCGACCGACGATGCATTCTCGGCGCTACTGGATGATCTGAGCGATCGTGGAATGCTCGATGAAACGCTGGTGGTCTGCATGTCGGAATTTGGTCGAAGTCCGAAGATGAATGCGAACGGCGGCCGTGACCATTGGGGCTCGGTCTTCTCGATCGCCCTGGCGGGCGGCGGAATCCAGGGAGGAACTGTCCACGGGAGTTCCGATGAGATCGGCGGCTTTCCCAAATCGGGACGAGTGGGACCTGAAGATTTGACGGCCACCATTCTGCATTGTCTCGGTTTTGCACCCGAGACCGAATTTCACGACATGCAGGGACGACCACACGTGATCAGCCGCGGGCAGGTGATTCAGCCGATTCTGGCTTGA
- a CDS encoding DUF58 domain-containing protein, with translation MESGKQFTALIDNSTLSRVERMRLLPMRRRTNRSRGEHLAGKGGTSTEFNDYRDYSAGDDMRYVDWNIFSRLNRPYVKLYRHEEEMHVVVLVDASASMRFGDKFEKAKQLAACFSVMGLMNLEKVSVFACQHAGQTPQILPPCTGRTSMRRIFQFLENLPPGGDFPVDEAVEAVLKQHRGRGICVILSDFLTFGAMERPMNQLFSAGLEVFGIQLLCGLELNPELTGDLRFVDSETGSTLDVSSVGDLIGYYHQYLDGWRDHLAALCRQRSGRFLCLDSGLPLETMMFDVLKRKGWVQ, from the coding sequence ATGGAATCGGGAAAGCAATTCACCGCACTCATCGATAATTCCACCTTGTCGCGCGTCGAGCGGATGCGGTTGTTACCGATGCGTCGGCGAACGAATCGCAGCCGGGGCGAGCATCTCGCAGGCAAGGGCGGAACAAGCACCGAGTTCAATGACTACCGCGACTATTCGGCCGGCGACGACATGCGATACGTCGATTGGAACATCTTCTCTCGCCTGAACCGACCCTACGTGAAGCTCTATCGGCATGAAGAAGAAATGCACGTCGTGGTGCTGGTCGATGCATCCGCCTCCATGCGATTCGGCGACAAGTTCGAAAAAGCCAAACAGCTCGCCGCCTGCTTTTCCGTCATGGGACTGATGAACCTGGAAAAAGTCAGTGTCTTCGCCTGTCAGCATGCGGGTCAGACGCCCCAGATCCTGCCGCCCTGCACGGGCCGAACAAGCATGCGGCGAATCTTCCAGTTCCTCGAAAACCTGCCGCCAGGAGGAGACTTTCCCGTGGATGAAGCCGTCGAAGCCGTTCTCAAACAGCATCGGGGACGCGGCATCTGCGTGATCTTGTCCGACTTCCTGACCTTCGGGGCGATGGAACGGCCGATGAATCAGCTCTTCAGTGCAGGACTCGAAGTCTTCGGCATCCAATTGCTGTGCGGCTTGGAACTCAATCCGGAACTGACGGGTGACCTGCGCTTTGTCGACTCGGAAACAGGCTCGACGCTCGACGTGTCGTCGGTCGGCGACCTGATCGGATACTACCATCAGTATCTGGACGGCTGGCGCGATCATCTGGCCGCACTCTGTCGACAACGCAGCGGCCGTTTTCTATGCCTCGATTCAGGACTCCCACTGGAAACCATGATGTTCGACGTGCTGAAGCGGAAAGGTTGGGTCCAGTAG
- a CDS encoding ATP-binding cassette domain-containing protein: MSFRLTFTSKDSPVLWSLVNASLAGRHLPRLDDVTVTIQEGVTAVLGQSGSGKTSLLNLLVGFEQPSSGRVTFHKAPKDERLAVFWAPPQQGLWPHLSVREHLTTVAPAHDRSQIDHDADELLEQFDLRQHAFARPDSLSLGERSRLNVARALFSRARVLVMDEPLSHVDEMRCGRYWSVIRDWCRQHEISLVFSTHQSDVALQEAQQVICVLEGRIPFQGQVDELYERPATREIASLLGPCNWFTAEERDRWCHTDSVPFPAAAELPTAPEWCVRPERLAVTAEADAPVTVQQVHVAGAVAEIELCDTRTHTTKRVVYRPITPKRLQRGEQVVLKILTLFLMVFISGCLGQSEPTLSVKRESNWMMPPDGHRVPAPRGITVSSDNEYLVLDNAGRVLVFNENGDLTRQWWMPEYSVGKAEGICVLKDGRIAVADTHYHRIVFFNHDGEVTGMFGQRGSGEGDFVYPVSIIQAPDDFIYICEYGQNDRVQKFRPDGTFVLQFGGAGTEPGQFQRPSGIAWYDHELFVVDAFNNRVQVFSEEGQLLRIMGDSENAGAVHYPYDITVNPRGELFVVEYGAGRVTKFTRQGKLLGRYGHSGPGQTLAQFSTPWGLTIDRRNRLYVCDTGNRRVVEIEL, from the coding sequence ATGTCATTCCGTCTCACCTTCACGTCGAAAGATTCACCCGTGCTTTGGTCGCTCGTCAACGCGTCGCTCGCCGGACGGCATTTGCCACGACTCGACGACGTGACGGTCACGATTCAAGAGGGTGTCACGGCCGTTCTCGGGCAGTCGGGATCGGGCAAGACGTCGCTGCTGAATCTTCTCGTCGGATTTGAACAACCCAGCTCGGGGCGAGTCACCTTCCACAAAGCACCAAAGGACGAGCGACTCGCGGTTTTCTGGGCACCGCCGCAACAGGGGCTCTGGCCACATCTCAGCGTCCGCGAACACCTGACGACCGTCGCTCCAGCCCACGATCGAAGTCAGATCGATCATGACGCGGATGAACTGCTGGAGCAGTTTGATTTGCGGCAACATGCTTTCGCCCGTCCCGATTCGTTGTCGCTCGGCGAACGATCACGCTTAAATGTCGCGCGAGCGTTATTCTCACGGGCTCGAGTGCTCGTGATGGATGAACCTTTGTCGCACGTCGACGAGATGCGTTGCGGACGGTACTGGTCGGTTATCCGTGACTGGTGCCGCCAGCATGAGATTTCGTTGGTATTCTCGACGCATCAGTCGGACGTGGCGCTCCAGGAAGCCCAGCAGGTCATCTGCGTGCTCGAAGGTCGGATTCCCTTCCAAGGTCAAGTTGACGAGTTATATGAACGCCCGGCAACGCGTGAAATCGCATCGCTCCTGGGCCCCTGCAACTGGTTCACGGCGGAAGAACGCGACCGCTGGTGCCACACCGATTCGGTTCCATTCCCCGCCGCGGCTGAACTTCCCACCGCACCGGAATGGTGCGTCCGTCCCGAACGGCTGGCCGTCACGGCCGAGGCCGATGCGCCCGTGACCGTTCAACAGGTCCATGTCGCAGGGGCCGTCGCGGAAATTGAACTCTGCGACACCCGCACCCACACAACGAAACGCGTCGTGTATCGGCCAATTACCCCCAAGCGACTGCAACGCGGCGAACAAGTGGTCCTCAAGATCCTGACGCTGTTCCTCATGGTGTTCATTTCAGGATGCCTGGGTCAGTCCGAGCCAACCCTGTCGGTCAAACGGGAATCGAATTGGATGATGCCGCCGGACGGGCATCGCGTTCCGGCTCCACGAGGAATCACGGTCTCGTCCGACAATGAATATCTGGTTCTCGACAACGCGGGCCGCGTCCTGGTCTTCAACGAGAACGGCGATCTCACCCGTCAGTGGTGGATGCCCGAATATTCCGTAGGTAAGGCGGAAGGAATCTGCGTCCTGAAAGACGGACGAATCGCCGTAGCGGATACACACTATCATCGCATCGTGTTTTTCAACCACGACGGCGAAGTCACGGGAATGTTCGGGCAACGGGGAAGCGGCGAAGGGGACTTTGTGTATCCCGTTTCCATCATTCAGGCCCCGGACGACTTTATCTACATCTGCGAGTACGGTCAGAACGATCGTGTGCAGAAATTTCGGCCCGACGGCACGTTCGTCCTGCAGTTCGGCGGTGCCGGGACCGAACCGGGCCAATTTCAACGCCCCAGCGGAATTGCCTGGTACGATCACGAACTGTTTGTCGTCGATGCGTTCAACAACCGCGTGCAGGTGTTCAGCGAAGAAGGTCAATTGCTCCGAATCATGGGCGATTCCGAGAACGCCGGGGCGGTTCACTACCCCTATGACATCACGGTCAACCCGCGCGGCGAATTGTTCGTCGTCGAATATGGAGCGGGACGAGTCACCAAGTTCACTCGGCAAGGTAAGCTCTTGGGGCGATATGGACATTCAGGTCCCGGCCAGACATTGGCTCAGTTTTCAACCCCCTGGGGTTTGACGATTGACCGTCGCAACAGGCTCTATGTCTGCGATACAGGTAACAGACGCGTTGTGGAAATTGAACTATGA
- a CDS encoding VWA domain-containing protein: MKALRRYISSFFPKARRPFQWRETWPLLVFLVLFGSVCAWLEFAHVWMFARPTMLGLIVLSVWVWWMHFAGYAGLPKKRGTLSLLVRLVLLGVLVMALAEPRAVRSRDVMSVVFALDVSDSIYSPDDALKYVTETVQNHRPKGKQDEAGLIIFGKTPACELSPSMSFPFEAFNSQVDRGATNIEQTLSYAGALLPEDNQGRIVLISDGVQTEGSLSRILDDLKARGVAVDVLPIDYSYSNEVWMERLDLPQAVKLGESYEAGMLVKALSGGKGKLVLRENGNVIAEQEVEYKEGTNRYTVPITLRSTGYYEYTASIEVPKAQDSLPQNNSVLNYIFVEGEGKVLLVTDGSGDRRDWESLERAIREGERAVERIDGMDMPRDAASLMPYDCIVFVNVPQDQFDIQQLQAVRDSVYNLGSGFLMVGGANSFGPGGYHRTVIEEILPVSMDVSQKKVLPKGALAIILHTCEFAEGNTWGKRITKQAIKVLGAQDEVGVLAYTQNGEQWLFELTPAGEYEKLVPAINGAQIGDMPSFQNTMNLGLKGLMKSDAATRHMIIISDGDPQPPTPALIKEFIEAQVSVSMVAIFPHGGLEISKMQSVAEVTGGRYYFPDDPNQLPAIFIKESKTLKRSMLQNKHFTPEVAFPSPILKGIEGLPELKGYVITSAKGHPAMTILTAPADADDADDQDPVLSVWQHGLGKTAAFTSDFSTNWGEQWQQWGHFQPFVKQLLTDISRVKKDGHLRMSTHTSGGDAVIVVEDFHPEEGFLDINAKLAGPNQKTENIQLKQVAPRRYQATVPLWGHGRYHVVAQGLGGERKDLAFGGFIVPYSPEYLRFRSNRQTLQEVADRTGGRVLSGDPAKDEIYQRGRAPKRSSKPIFDWLLVALAILVPLDVALRRIQLDWSSIKSALGLGRRTASTATMGALMQAKQSAAAAIESRRTERPMPTSSNLPNMPFPKRPGNSPSGSSNVVKQPPPQTPPPAEGGTSTTERLLDLKRKRDKDK; the protein is encoded by the coding sequence ATGAAGGCACTTCGGCGGTACATCTCCAGCTTTTTCCCCAAGGCACGTCGCCCATTTCAGTGGCGCGAGACGTGGCCGTTGCTCGTCTTCCTCGTGCTCTTTGGCAGTGTCTGCGCGTGGCTGGAATTCGCGCATGTCTGGATGTTTGCACGGCCCACGATGTTGGGGTTGATCGTCCTGTCTGTGTGGGTCTGGTGGATGCACTTTGCCGGATATGCCGGCCTTCCCAAAAAGCGAGGAACGCTTTCATTACTTGTACGGCTCGTACTGTTGGGCGTCCTGGTGATGGCTCTCGCCGAACCCCGGGCGGTTCGTTCCCGAGACGTCATGTCCGTCGTCTTTGCACTCGACGTCAGTGACTCCATCTATAGCCCCGACGATGCACTCAAGTACGTGACGGAAACAGTGCAGAACCACCGACCGAAGGGCAAGCAAGACGAAGCCGGCCTGATCATTTTCGGTAAGACGCCCGCGTGCGAGCTGTCGCCCAGCATGAGCTTTCCGTTCGAAGCGTTCAATTCGCAAGTCGACCGCGGTGCCACCAATATCGAGCAGACCCTTTCGTACGCCGGAGCACTGCTGCCCGAAGACAACCAGGGCCGAATCGTCCTGATCAGCGACGGCGTGCAGACGGAAGGCAGCCTCTCCCGAATTCTGGATGATTTGAAAGCGCGCGGCGTGGCCGTCGACGTGTTGCCGATCGACTATTCCTACAGCAATGAAGTCTGGATGGAACGGCTCGACCTGCCGCAGGCCGTCAAACTGGGCGAATCCTACGAAGCCGGGATGCTGGTGAAAGCCTTGAGCGGCGGCAAGGGAAAGCTGGTCCTGCGTGAAAACGGCAACGTTATCGCCGAGCAAGAGGTCGAATACAAAGAAGGAACCAATCGCTACACGGTTCCCATCACACTCAGATCGACCGGTTACTACGAATACACCGCCAGCATTGAAGTGCCCAAAGCTCAGGACAGCCTGCCGCAAAACAACTCGGTCTTGAACTACATCTTCGTCGAGGGTGAAGGCAAAGTGCTGCTGGTCACCGATGGGTCCGGAGACCGTCGTGACTGGGAGAGCCTCGAACGAGCCATTCGCGAGGGTGAACGTGCCGTCGAGCGGATCGATGGTATGGATATGCCGCGTGACGCCGCATCGCTGATGCCGTACGACTGCATCGTCTTCGTCAACGTTCCGCAAGATCAGTTCGACATCCAGCAACTGCAGGCCGTGCGCGATTCTGTCTACAACCTCGGCTCTGGCTTCCTCATGGTGGGCGGTGCCAATAGCTTTGGTCCCGGTGGTTACCATCGCACAGTGATCGAAGAGATCCTGCCCGTGTCGATGGACGTCTCGCAAAAGAAAGTGCTCCCTAAAGGGGCACTCGCCATCATCCTGCACACGTGCGAGTTCGCCGAAGGAAATACGTGGGGCAAACGGATCACCAAGCAGGCCATTAAGGTGCTCGGAGCACAAGATGAAGTCGGCGTACTGGCCTACACCCAGAACGGTGAACAATGGCTGTTCGAGCTCACGCCGGCGGGTGAATATGAAAAGTTAGTCCCCGCCATCAATGGTGCCCAGATTGGCGACATGCCCAGTTTTCAGAACACGATGAATCTCGGGCTAAAAGGCCTGATGAAAAGTGATGCCGCAACCCGGCACATGATCATCATCTCCGACGGCGATCCCCAACCGCCCACGCCCGCACTCATCAAAGAGTTCATCGAAGCCCAAGTCAGTGTCTCGATGGTGGCGATCTTCCCGCATGGGGGACTGGAAATCTCGAAAATGCAATCGGTCGCCGAAGTGACCGGGGGCCGTTACTACTTTCCAGATGATCCCAATCAGTTGCCCGCGATCTTCATCAAGGAATCGAAGACACTCAAACGCAGCATGCTGCAAAACAAACACTTCACGCCCGAGGTCGCGTTTCCCTCTCCAATCCTGAAGGGGATCGAAGGGCTGCCGGAACTGAAGGGTTACGTGATCACCAGCGCCAAGGGTCACCCGGCGATGACGATCCTGACGGCACCCGCCGACGCCGATGACGCCGACGATCAGGACCCCGTCCTTTCCGTCTGGCAACACGGACTCGGCAAAACAGCCGCGTTCACCTCCGATTTCAGCACAAACTGGGGCGAACAGTGGCAGCAATGGGGCCACTTCCAACCCTTCGTCAAACAATTGCTGACAGATATCAGCCGCGTCAAAAAGGATGGGCATCTGCGGATGTCGACCCATACTTCGGGCGGCGACGCCGTCATCGTCGTGGAAGACTTTCACCCCGAAGAAGGCTTTCTCGACATCAATGCCAAGCTGGCCGGCCCCAATCAAAAAACCGAAAACATTCAGCTCAAACAGGTCGCTCCCCGCCGTTATCAGGCGACGGTCCCGTTGTGGGGCCATGGACGCTACCACGTCGTGGCACAGGGACTGGGCGGTGAACGCAAGGATCTGGCATTCGGCGGATTCATTGTCCCCTATTCACCCGAATACTTGCGGTTCCGTTCCAATCGCCAGACGCTGCAGGAAGTCGCCGATCGCACCGGCGGGCGCGTGTTGTCAGGTGATCCGGCGAAAGACGAAATCTATCAGCGCGGGCGAGCCCCAAAACGCAGTTCGAAGCCGATCTTCGACTGGTTGCTGGTCGCCCTTGCGATTCTGGTTCCACTCGACGTGGCACTGCGTCGGATTCAACTCGACTGGTCATCCATCAAATCCGCACTGGGGCTGGGCCGCCGAACGGCATCCACCGCCACGATGGGTGCACTGATGCAAGCCAAGCAATCTGCGGCCGCCGCGATCGAATCGCGTCGTACAGAACGGCCGATGCCGACCTCGTCCAATCTACCCAACATGCCATTCCCCAAACGGCCTGGAAATAGTCCGAGCGGATCTTCGAATGTCGTGAAACAGCCACCGCCCCAAACACCACCACCCGCTGAAGGTGGCACATCCACGACTGAGCGTTTGCTGGATCTCAAGCGCAAACGAGACAAAGACAAGTGA
- a CDS encoding BON domain-containing protein translates to MMRTNDLYRSQHNFETGIRVEDALLSIDQARFERVSAVAFCGIVELTGNVSNYYDKAQALRIARTVSGVTTVVESLQVRARTLVPRPAMSRRRPWSISGTRNSNQEWTASSRLDPSTG, encoded by the coding sequence ATGATGAGAACGAATGATCTTTATCGATCACAACACAATTTTGAAACCGGCATCCGCGTCGAAGACGCGTTGCTCAGTATTGATCAGGCTCGTTTCGAACGCGTCTCGGCCGTAGCCTTCTGCGGAATCGTTGAACTGACGGGAAATGTGTCCAACTATTACGACAAAGCCCAAGCACTGCGAATCGCGCGAACGGTTTCCGGTGTGACCACGGTTGTCGAATCGCTTCAGGTCCGCGCAAGGACATTGGTTCCTCGCCCTGCCATGTCGCGTCGCCGCCCGTGGTCCATCTCGGGGACTCGCAACTCGAATCAGGAATGGACGGCCTCATCGCGGCTGGACCCGTCAACCGGCTGA
- the cysE gene encoding serine O-acetyltransferase → MHNDQVLASYQKTIPATVAFAESAGLITPSRAGGVADASVRDTSTNEADPIWAAIRDEARQEERRGASLLLFLDKSVLEPTSLEDALARILSAKLNAEMLGEDRMRSLLWQAFQNAPQIQRSIRQDLQAIVDRDPVASGYLIPFVFFKGFQALQAYRVAHWYWNRNDHFLAAFLQNRISEVFGVDIHPAARIGSGILMDHATGIVVGETSVIEDNVSILHEVTLGGTGKETGDRHPKVRQGVLIGAGAKILGNVEIGEGAKIGAGSVVLDSVPPHCTVAGVPARIVARNCRANPALDMDQQFPHHFEDGSGI, encoded by the coding sequence ATGCACAATGACCAGGTCCTGGCGTCGTATCAGAAAACCATTCCCGCCACAGTGGCATTCGCAGAAAGCGCTGGCTTGATCACGCCCAGTCGTGCGGGGGGCGTCGCCGATGCGTCTGTGCGTGACACCTCGACGAACGAGGCCGACCCCATCTGGGCCGCAATTCGCGACGAAGCCCGTCAGGAAGAACGTCGCGGTGCATCGCTGTTACTCTTCCTCGACAAGTCCGTGCTGGAACCCACTAGCCTCGAGGATGCCTTGGCCCGGATTTTGTCGGCCAAACTCAACGCCGAAATGCTCGGTGAAGACCGAATGCGATCCCTGCTATGGCAGGCATTCCAAAACGCTCCTCAAATCCAACGCTCCATTCGCCAGGATCTGCAGGCCATTGTCGACCGCGATCCGGTTGCGAGCGGCTATCTTATTCCCTTTGTCTTTTTCAAAGGGTTTCAGGCGCTGCAGGCGTACCGGGTCGCGCATTGGTATTGGAATCGCAACGACCATTTCCTGGCGGCGTTTTTGCAAAATCGCATTTCTGAAGTCTTCGGCGTCGACATTCACCCCGCAGCGCGGATCGGATCGGGAATCCTGATGGATCACGCCACCGGAATCGTCGTCGGTGAAACGTCCGTTATTGAAGACAACGTCTCGATCCTGCACGAAGTCACGCTCGGCGGGACAGGAAAAGAAACGGGCGACCGTCACCCCAAGGTGCGTCAGGGCGTCTTGATCGGAGCAGGGGCAAAAATCCTGGGCAACGTCGAAATTGGCGAAGGCGCGAAGATCGGGGCCGGCAGCGTCGTCCTCGATTCGGTCCCGCCGCACTGCACCGTAGCAGGAGTCCCCGCCCGCATCGTGGCCCGCAACTGCCGCGCGAATCCCGCTCTCGACATGGACCAGCAATTCCCGCATCACTTTGAAGACGGCAGTGGCATTTGA
- a CDS encoding AAA family ATPase, translated as MSAAAVGEFGSLEAEAEHFKTQFAEARMAINRVIVGQTRTIEAALTAIMCGGNVLLEGVPGLGKTELVKALSRVLDLEFRRIQFTPDLMPADIVGTNVMTSDENGQYRFEFRKGPIFTQLLLADEINRASPKTQSALLETMQEHSVTTGGNIYQLKEPFFVLATQNPIEQEGTYPLPEAQLDRFMFKVVVPFLNRDELNEVVSRTILKTPVEIPKLLDSERIMALRRILEKVVVTDALRDYAVRLVLATHPISDFAPPRVRQFVKWGASPRAAQALIRAARVRALAEGRAHVAFEDIRHFAGEVLGHRMLLNYDGQAENLDLNEVVQECVTNLSETM; from the coding sequence ATGAGTGCTGCCGCAGTTGGTGAGTTTGGTTCCCTGGAAGCCGAAGCGGAACATTTCAAGACGCAATTTGCCGAGGCGCGGATGGCAATCAACCGCGTGATCGTCGGCCAGACCCGCACCATCGAAGCCGCGCTGACGGCCATCATGTGCGGCGGCAACGTGCTGCTCGAAGGCGTACCGGGACTCGGCAAAACCGAACTGGTCAAGGCCCTGTCGCGCGTCCTGGATCTCGAGTTTCGCCGCATCCAGTTCACGCCCGACCTGATGCCCGCCGATATCGTCGGCACGAACGTCATGACGAGCGACGAAAATGGCCAGTATCGATTCGAGTTCCGCAAAGGCCCAATCTTCACCCAGTTGCTGCTCGCCGACGAAATCAATCGCGCCTCACCCAAAACCCAATCGGCGCTCCTCGAAACGATGCAAGAGCATTCGGTGACGACAGGCGGCAACATCTATCAGCTGAAAGAACCGTTTTTCGTGCTGGCCACGCAAAACCCGATCGAACAAGAAGGAACGTACCCGCTGCCCGAAGCCCAACTCGACCGATTCATGTTCAAGGTCGTCGTGCCGTTCCTGAATCGAGACGAACTGAACGAAGTCGTCAGCCGGACCATCCTAAAGACACCCGTCGAGATTCCCAAGCTGCTCGATTCCGAACGAATCATGGCCCTGCGCAGAATCCTGGAAAAAGTCGTCGTGACCGACGCCCTGCGTGACTATGCCGTGCGGCTGGTACTCGCCACGCATCCGATCAGCGACTTTGCTCCACCGCGCGTGCGCCAATTCGTCAAGTGGGGTGCCAGCCCGCGTGCCGCCCAGGCGTTGATTCGTGCCGCTCGCGTCCGCGCCCTGGCAGAAGGTCGTGCTCACGTCGCATTCGAAGACATTCGGCACTTTGCTGGCGAAGTGCTCGGCCATCGCATGCTGCTGAACTACGACGGTCAAGCCGAAAACCTCGACCTGAACGAGGTGGTCCAAGAGTGCGTTACCAACCTGTCCGAAACCATGTGA